From Rutidosis leptorrhynchoides isolate AG116_Rl617_1_P2 chromosome 3, CSIRO_AGI_Rlap_v1, whole genome shotgun sequence, a single genomic window includes:
- the LOC139900820 gene encoding B3 domain-containing protein Os07g0679700-like — protein sequence MLKRLSDNDDASTSQIEHEEFVPLKGDIQTNPTSTSTFNGSLVETDLTMGLASSTSPQMQLQQQQQQYPIPQMQLSRHILPNVPKPILPQRFDPNANMNQIRVARPPVEGRIKNQLLPRYWPRITEQELQQISGESNSTIVPLFEKVLSASDAGRIGRLVLPKACAEAYFPPISQPEGIPLRIQDVKGKEWLFQFRFWPNNNSRMYVLEGVTPCIQSMQLKAGDTVTFSRMEPDGKLLIGSRKAVVNTPLQDPRMHTMGNVSNMSDYSNVLQSLKRNTDSHIDSLSRNMNLTIGDASWHAKSKVDSSFQPDKKRSRNIGSKSKRLLIESQDALDLKYTWEELQDMLLPPVTTQPSTVTIEEHEFEEYEEPPVFGKESIFTVQLSGEQEQWGQCDNCSKWRRLPADFILPAKWTCQDNIWDQSRAACLAPDELNPRELEQLLGMVKEFHKWKNSVGHGPNQEQGASGPNQTEPSTAATTKHPRHRPGCSCIVCSQPPSGKGKHKPNCTCNVCMTVKRRFKTLMLRKQQRQSEREAEIAEKNQLNFGLKNELQVNESRFLSKSQLDLNIHPLRVQDNNAAGTSHLSMMSLLQAANQPLETYMKQNGLTSLVSEQQASSGSQVFPQASSGCTPMVHEEELQGPDHNDNSS from the exons ATGTTGAAACGGTTGTCTGATAATGATGATGCATCGACATCtcaaattgaacatgaagaatttgtTCCCCTTAAAGGAGACATTCAGACCAACCCGACATCAACTTCAACCTTTAATGGATCACTTGTAGAAACCGACTTAACGATGGGTTTGGCGTCTTCTACATCCCCACAAatgcaattacaacaacaacaacaacaatacccaattccacaaATGCAACTATCTCGCCATATTCTGCCCAATGTGCCCAAACCAATTCTTCCCCAACGATTTGACCCAAATGCTAATATGAATCAAATACGGGTTGCCCGCCCGCCCGTTGAGGGACGGATAAAAAATCAGTTGCTTCCTCGTTATTGGCCCAGAATTACTGAACAAGAATTACAGCAGATATCTGGAGA ATCAAATTCAACAATTGTTCCACTTTTTGAGAAGGTTCTAAGCGCCAGCGATGCGGGTCGAATAGGTCGTTTGGTTCTTCCAAAAGCATGTGCCGAA GCATATTTTCCGCCTATATCTCAACCCGAGGGGATACCATTGCGAATTCAAGATGTAAAAGGCAAAGAATGGCTGTTTCAGTTCAGATTTTGGCCGAATAACAACAGCCGAATGTATGTTCTAGAAGGTGTCACTCCATGCATACAATCTATGCAGTTAAAAGCCGGGGATACAG TGACATTCAGTCGTATGGAACCCGACGGAAAGCTCCTTATTGGCTCCCGAAAAGCCGTAGTTAATACGCCTCTTCAG GATCCTCGTATGCATACTATGGGGAATGTTTCAAATATGAGTGATTATTCTAACGTTCTTCAGTCACTAAAGAGAAACACAGATTCACATATAGATTCGTTATCAAGAAATATGAACTTGACTATTGGAGATGCCAGCTGGCATGCTAAGTCAAAGGTTGATTCTTCATTCCAACCGGACAAAAAAAGAAGTAGAAATATTGGTTCGAAAAGTAAAAGGTTGCTTATCGAAAGTCAAGATGCATTGGACTTGAAATATACATGGGAAGAATTACAAGATATGTTGTTACCACCCGTTACTACGCAGCCAAGTACCGTCACCATCGAGGAACACGAATTCGAAGAATATGAA GAACCTCCTGTTTTTGGCAAGGAGAGTATATTCACTGTCCAGTTATCCGG GGAGCAAGAACAATGGGGTCAATGTGATAACTGTTCAAAATGGCGAAGGCTACCTGCTGATTTTATTCTCCCTGCAAAATGGACATGTCAAGATAATATATGGGATCAGAGCAG GGCTGCCTGTCTTGCACCGGATGAACTAAACCCTAGAGAACTAGAGCAACTTCTTGGGATGGTTAAAG AGTTTCACAAGTGGAAAAATTCAGTGGGCCATGGGCCAAACCAAGAGCAGGGTGCAAGTGGGCCCAATCAAACCGAGCCATCGACTGCAGCCACCACTAAACACCCAAGGCACCGCCCAGGTTGCTCCTGCATAGTTTGCAGTCAACCTCCTAGCGGCAAAGGCAAGCACAAGCCCAATTGTACTTGCAATGTATGCATGACAGTTAAACGCCGATTCAAAACGTTAATGTTGCGCAAGCAGCAACGCCAATCAGAACGTGAAGCAGAAATAGCTGAAAAAAATCAGTTAAATTTCGGCCTCAAAAACGAGTTGCAAGTCAATGAGTCAAGATTTTTGAGCAAGTCACAATTAGACTTGAACATCCATCCTCTTCGTGTACAAGACAATAATGCAGCAGGTACAAGCCATCTAAGCATGATGAGTCTTCTTCAAGCTGCAAATCAGCCGTTAGAGACATATATGAAACAAAATGGTCTTACGAGCTTGGTTTCCGAACAACAAGCTAGCTCAGGTTCACAGGTTTTTCCACAAGCTAGCTCGGGTTGTACACCCATGGTTCATGAGGAGGAGCTCCAAGGACCAGACCATAATGATAACAGTTCGTAA